The following are encoded in a window of Pecten maximus chromosome 17, xPecMax1.1, whole genome shotgun sequence genomic DNA:
- the LOC117315631 gene encoding uncharacterized protein LOC117315631, giving the protein MDFENFTQDDMDSKLSSFYVEMRNKNGDMYKKSTLISYRHGLQRHLEKCRSDNIDITNHNIFRKSSQAFKGMSKELKRQGLAAVNHHPPVSDGDLKNLYHYLLQGNLEDAQLLQYKVFIDLMLHFGRRRRKNLATLTRQDFAVGRDDEGALYVYKTTDELTKNHQDDSQKSYRWKNV; this is encoded by the exons atggactttgaaaatttcacaCAGGATGATATGGACTCGAAGCTGTCAAGTTTCTATGTGGAAATGAGAAACAAGAATGGTGACATGTATAAGAAGTCAACGCTCATTTCTTACAGGCACGGGTTGCAACGACACCTTGAAAAGTGTAGATCTGACAATATAGATATCACAAATCACAACATCTTTCGAAAATCCTCGCAGGCATTCAAAGGGATGTCTAAGGAGCTAAAACGCCAGGGACTAGCCGCTGTCAACCACCACCCACCTGTAAGCGATGGAGATTTAAAAAATCTCTATCATTACCTTCTCCAGGGCAATTTGGAAGATGCCCAACTATTGCAATAtaag GTGTTTATCGACCtgatgttgcattttgggaGGCGAAGGAGAAAGAATCTTGCTACCCTGACACGACAAGATTTTGCTGTAGGCCGAGACGATGAGGGCGCTTTGTATGTATACAAGACCACAGACGAACTGACAAAAAATCACCAGGATGATTCACAAAAATCTTACAGATGGAAGAATGTATGA